The genomic stretch TTGGACGCATTTGCCATCTTGACTGTTTCGATGGTTTTGTCTATCGCTTCTTGTTTCTCGCTTTGACGTCTAAGCGTTTCTGTCAGTCTTGTCGTAATCTGTGCAGCTGTTATTCCTTGATAACCGACAGCAGCGTACATATCTTCTTCGGATGTAAAATTAAACTTCTCAACCGCTTTGCGTATGTTCTCTGTTGTAAACACGAGCTTTGGATCGAAGCCAGACTGCTTTACCTCTTCCTCCACGAGTTCTTTTCCTTTTGCAACGTTCTCATCACGCCGCTGCTTTTTAAAGAACTGTTTAATCTTATTTCGCGCATGCGTTGTTTGCGCGAGCTTCACCCAGTCTTGAGAAGGACCGTAAGAATGCTTAGATGTCATCATTTCCACGATGTCGCCATTTTTTAATTTATACTCCAGTGGCTCCATCTTTCCGTTAATCTTCGCACCGACAGTATGATTGCCTACCTCGGTGTGCACACGGTACGCAAAATCAATCGGTATCGAACCAGACGGAAGCTCTACGACGTCTCCTTTAGGCGTAAACACATATACCATGTCACTAAACAAATCAAGCTTGAGCGACTCCATAAACTCTTCGGCATTTTCCGACTCATTTTGGAAATCAAGAATTTCACGGAACCACGTTAGCTTTTCTTCAAATGATTTCTTCGGATTATTCGCTTGCATCTGCTTGCCTTCTTTGTAAGCCCAATGCGCTGCAATCCCGTATTCTGCAATTTCATGCATCTCTTCTGTTCGTATTTGCACTTCAAGCGGATCACCTTTTGGTCCAATCACAGTTGTATGCAGCGATTGATAAAGATTCAGCTTTGGCATCGCAATATAGTCCTTAAAACGACCTGGCATCGGTTTCCAGCATGTATGAATAACACCTAATACGGCATAACAGTCTTTAATACTTTTCACGATTACACGCACTGCGAGCAAATCATAAATTTCATTAAACTGCTTATGCTGATGCTCCATTTTGCGGTAAATACTATACAGATGTTTTGGCCGGCCGAATATATCTGCGTCAATATGAATATCATGAAGCTGACTGCGAATTTCGCCCATTACGTCTCCGATGTAGCTTTCTCGTTCTTCACGCTTTTGCTTCATCAAATGAACAATCCGATAATATTGCTGCGGATTCATATAACGGAGTGCGGTGTCCTCCAGCTCCCATTTAATCGTGCTAATACCAAGTCGATGTGCAAGCGGTGCAAATATCTCTAACGTTTCATTCGAAATACGTCGCTGCTTCTCAGGAGACAGATGCTTGAGTGTCCGCATATTATGCAAACGATCCGCCAGTTTGATAAGAATGACACGCATATCCTTCGCCATCGCTACAAACATTTTCCGGTGGTTCTCTGCCTGCTGGACTTGCTTGGATTTATATTTGATTTTGCCTAGCTTGGTAACCCCGTCGACAAGCATTGCCACTTCGGCATTAAACGCGGCTTCCAGTTCTTCAATAGTAACTGGTGTGTCTTCCACTACATCATGCAGAAATCCGCCAGCTATTGTTTCCGCATCTAGTTCCAAGTGAACGAGTATACCTGCTACTTGTATCGGGTGGATAATATACGCTTCCCCAGAACGGCGATATTGGCCTTCATGCGCTCTCTCAGCAAACTCATACGCTTTCCGGATAAAAGCGACATGCTCGTCCGACAGATATCCAGTTGCTTCTTGAATGACCTCTTCGGCCGTTAGAATTTTATCCTTTGGCATTCTATTTCCATAAACTCCTTCTCATCGTCCGCGAATGCGACGAGGATTATAAACTGTCACATGTTATTTTTATTAGCTTAACAAATATCCAATCAATTCGACAAGTATCTCTATCCTGCAGATGCAAGAAAGAGTGCCCCAAATGGAGCACTCTTCATCATGGCTGTTATTATTCGTAAGTAGTTAGCGTAAGAACTTCGTAACCATTTAGCTTTTCTCTGCCGTCAAGATAACCCAATTCTACGAAGAAAGCACATCCGACAACGACACCACCAAGCTGTTCAACGAGCTTAATTGTTGCTTCAATTGTACCGCCAGTCGCAAGCAAGTCATCCGTAATCAGAACACGCTGACCAGGCTTAATTGCATCTTTATGGATTGTCAGAACGTTTTCGCCGTATTCAAGGCCATAAGATACTTTAATCACTTCACGCGGCAGCTTACCTTCTTTCCGTACAGGTGCAAAGCCTATATCCAACGCATAAGATACCGGACAGCCTACGATAAATCCGCGTGCTTCCGGACCGACGATCAAGTCTACATTTTTGTCTTTCGCAAATTCAACAATTTCATTAACTGCTGATTTATATGCCGGGCCATTATCCATCAAAGTTGTAATATCTTTGAACTTAATCCCCGGTTTTGGCCAGTCCTCTACGACTGTAATATATTTTTTATAATCCATTTACTGCTTCCTCCTCGATAACTTCCCCGCGCTCAAGCGCATGTTCCAGCCATTGTTTCAAATCGTTGTAGCCGGAATAATATAAGATCTTCTCGACTTCTATCGCTTCCTTCAATCCCTGATAGACTTGTGAGTCCGCCAGATCTCGTTTAGAAGGACTTTGGTTGATTGAAATTTGATCCTTATCTAGTTTAACAAATTCGAGCTCAAAAAACACCTCGGAAATAAACTTGGTACGCTGGGCACTCCAGCCACGGCTATTTTTAAGGTGATTCTCCAGCTGTTGATAGGAAATCACTTTCTGTTTCAGCAGAATAGCGTAGAAAATCTTAAATTGTTCCCGATCCGGAAATCCTTGCAAGTAGGCGTTCTCTTTCACATCATAACAAGCATAAATAAGATCTGGCTGTAAATGACGTAAAGCAAACGTTATATCCTCCAGCCGGTGCGGCAAATCTGCCAGAACAACAGCCGTTATATTACCTGCTGCATTTGCCAATCCTTCCGTTTCGTAATCAAGTACGCGCACCTGTTCTGACAGCCAATTGATATCCGTATCTGCACGGAAACGAATAACAGCTGTTTCTTCTTCCTGCTTC from Terribacillus sp. DMT04 encodes the following:
- a CDS encoding bifunctional (p)ppGpp synthetase/guanosine-3',5'-bis(diphosphate) 3'-pyrophosphohydrolase, coding for MPKDKILTAEEVIQEATGYLSDEHVAFIRKAYEFAERAHEGQYRRSGEAYIIHPIQVAGILVHLELDAETIAGGFLHDVVEDTPVTIEELEAAFNAEVAMLVDGVTKLGKIKYKSKQVQQAENHRKMFVAMAKDMRVILIKLADRLHNMRTLKHLSPEKQRRISNETLEIFAPLAHRLGISTIKWELEDTALRYMNPQQYYRIVHLMKQKREERESYIGDVMGEIRSQLHDIHIDADIFGRPKHLYSIYRKMEHQHKQFNEIYDLLAVRVIVKSIKDCYAVLGVIHTCWKPMPGRFKDYIAMPKLNLYQSLHTTVIGPKGDPLEVQIRTEEMHEIAEYGIAAHWAYKEGKQMQANNPKKSFEEKLTWFREILDFQNESENAEEFMESLKLDLFSDMVYVFTPKGDVVELPSGSIPIDFAYRVHTEVGNHTVGAKINGKMEPLEYKLKNGDIVEMMTSKHSYGPSQDWVKLAQTTHARNKIKQFFKKQRRDENVAKGKELVEEEVKQSGFDPKLVFTTENIRKAVEKFNFTSEEDMYAAVGYQGITAAQITTRLTETLRRQSEKQEAIDKTIETVKMANASKSAASSRKRDSGVRVEGVDNMLVRLSKCCNPVPGDEIIGYITKGRGVSVHRNDCPNMQTEEAQTRKLQVDWENSATSAKQYHVDLEISAFDRHGLMNEVLQAVNETRTQITAVDGKSDRNKIATIHLTILIHNVGHLRKIVERIKQIKDIYTVTRMLQ
- a CDS encoding adenine phosphoribosyltransferase, whose protein sequence is MDYKKYITVVEDWPKPGIKFKDITTLMDNGPAYKSAVNEIVEFAKDKNVDLIVGPEARGFIVGCPVSYALDIGFAPVRKEGKLPREVIKVSYGLEYGENVLTIHKDAIKPGQRVLITDDLLATGGTIEATIKLVEQLGGVVVGCAFFVELGYLDGREKLNGYEVLTLTTYE